From the genome of Spinacia oleracea cultivar Varoflay chromosome 2, BTI_SOV_V1, whole genome shotgun sequence, one region includes:
- the LOC110803948 gene encoding uncharacterized protein has translation MLATEVANELGFDIGNGDFKTLWSMNILPKWKLFLWKLLHNGIATKVNLGQRGIQLSMICDLCGMGDEDNQHLFRFCEIAQQVWRNGALVIHSEFNETMSFKEWFLFYIRLFQRQDGKNSPRCIYFISTLWGLWLSRNNHIFRKEATTVSAVLAFIKIGLDQHGILQDQRKPFLRFMHTSEVISVFPPGFSRVILVGAEDHGPITTIVIDGSWHKNTRNAGMGWCLDNQYTPSDRILGGAQFGYADSALQTEVTACLLSLRWAAEAGIGRVTIFSDSQRLVDLLRSDDVTDIQLIWTLAEIRRIAKNFNWCCVNKVDRKRVQHAHDLATATSTLLLSFINFPSLSSCH, from the coding sequence ATGCTAGCAACAGAAGTTGCAAATGAACTTGGCTTTGATATAGGGAATGGTGATTTCAAGACCTTGTGGTCTATGAACATTCTTCCTAAATGGAAATTGTTCTTGTGGAAACTTCTTCATAATGGTATCGCTACTAAGGTTAATCTTGGGCAAAGAGGTATTCAACTTTCTATGATATGTGATCTTTGTGGTATGGGGGATGAAGATAATCAACATCTCTTCCGGTTTTGTGAAATAGCGCAACAAGTTTGGAGGAATGGAGCGTTAGTAATCCATTCAGAATTCAACGAAACTATGTCTTTCAAAGAGTGGTTTCTGTTTTATATCCGACTATTCCAACGCCAGGATGGCAAGAATAGCCCAAgatgtatttattttattagtaCTCTTTGGGGTTTGTGGTTATCTAGGAATAACCACATTTTTAGGAAGGAAGCTACTACTGTTTCAGCTGTTCTCGCTTTCATTAAGATTGGCCTGGATCAacatggaattctgcaagatCAACGTAAACCTTTTTTAAGGTTTATGCATACATCAGAGGTGATTTCTGTTTTTCCTCCAGGGTTTTCGAGGGTCATTTTAGTTGGAGCGGAAGATCATGGTCCTATTACTACCATCGTGATTGATGGTTCGTGGCACAAAAACACTAGGAATGCAGGTATGGGTTGGTGTCTTGACAACCAATATACTCCGAGTGATAGAATTCTGGGAGGAGCTCAATTTGGTTATGCGGATTCTGCTCTTCAGACAGAGGTTACGGCATGTCTTCTTAGCTTACGTTGGGCTGCTGAGGCTGGGATTGGAAGAGTTACAATTTTTTCAGACTCTCAACGACTGGTTGATTTGCTAAGATCGGATGATGTGACGGACATTCAACTCATTTGGACGCTTGCTGAAATTAGGAGGATTGCCAAAAACTTTAACTGGTGTTGCGTCAACAAGGTAGATCGGAAACGAGTTCAACATGCTCATGACCTGGCGACAGCGACTTCTACTCTTCTTCTGTCCTTTATTAATTTTCCGTCTCTTTCTAGTTGTCATTAG